One genomic window of Monodelphis domestica isolate mMonDom1 chromosome 1, mMonDom1.pri, whole genome shotgun sequence includes the following:
- the LOC107650758 gene encoding cell surface glycoprotein 1-like: MNPAPSPSSTSSPTPSPSSSLTPSSSPSPSPSLHLDQPSLQPLPSSSSSRSPSQHWDEEMLLPLPSSSPSSSPSLLPMPSSSPSPSPSLLPLPSSSTSRSSSPSGSPSPSPSPSRHWDQPLKLRRLLHPLTLHPDLLEAAEKPSHASSIESLDNTNQYSQFEPDPQFEPDPQFEPVSQFEPDPQFEPDPQFEPDPQFEPDPQFEPDPQFEPDPHFELDPQFEPDTLFEPDTQFEPSDSLPDQEIKTLEEDEEELLKMRAKLFRFASENDLPEWKERGTGDVKLLRHREKGTIRLLMRRDKTLKICANHYITPLMELKPNAGSDRAWVWNTYADFADESPKPELLAIRFLNVENAQEFKAKFEECKRELRELKKQEKISARSCNTV, from the coding sequence ATGAATCCAGCACCTTCCCCTTCGTCTACGTCTTCACCTACGCCTTCGCCTTCGTCTTCCCTTACACCTTCGTCTTCGCCTTCGCCTTCACCTTCTCTTCATTTGGACCAGCCATCACTGCAGCCTTTGCCTTCATCTTCGTCTTCTCGTTCGCCTTCACAGCACTGGGACGAAGAAATGCTGCTGCCTTTGCCTTCGTCTTCGCCTTCCTCTTCGCCTTCGCTTCTACCTATGCCTTCGTCTTCGCCTTCCCCTTCGCCTTCGCTTCTACCTTTGCCTTCGTCTTCGACTTCCCGTTCATCTTCACCTTCCGGTTCGCCTTcgccttccccttctccctcacgTCACTGGGACCAGCCATTGAAGCTGCGGCGGCTGCTTCACCCCCTCACTCTCCACCCCGATCTGCTGGAGGCTGCCGAAAAACCGTCACACGCTTCGAGCATCGAAAGCTTGGATAATACCAACCAGTATTCCCAATTTGAGCCTGACCCCCAGTTTGAGCCTGACCCCCAGTTTGAGCCTGTCTCCCAGTTTGAGCCTGACCCCCAATTTGAGCCTGACCCCCAGTTTGAACCTGACCCCCAGTTTGAGCCTGACCCCCAGTTTGAGCCTGACCCTCAGTTTGAGCCTGACCCCCATTTTGAGCTTGACCCCCAATTTGAGCCTGACACCCTGTTTGAGCCTGACACCCAGTTTGAGCCTAGCGACTCTCTGCCTGATCAGGAGATTAAGACCCtggaggaagatgaagaagagcTCCTTAAGATGCGAGCAAAGCTGTTCCGATTTGCTTCTGAGAATGACCTTCCAGAGTGGAAAGAGCGAGGGACAGGTGATGTGAAGCTCCTGAGACACAGGGAGAAAGGGACAATTCGCCTCCTCATGAGACGGGACAAGACTCTGAAGATTTGTGCGAATCACTATATAACTCCGCTGATGGAGCTGAAGCCCAATGCAGGCAGTGACAGGGCTTGGGTTTGGAACACATATGCTGACTTTGCTGATGAAAGTCCAAAGCCAGAGCTGCTGGCCATCAGATTCCTGAATGTAGAAAATGCCCAGGAGTTTAAGGCAAAATTCGAAGAATGCAAGAGGGAACTAAGGGAactaaaaaaacaagagaaaatcaGTGCTCGTTCTTGTAACACAGTGTGA